The following proteins are encoded in a genomic region of Xanthomonas citri pv. mangiferaeindicae:
- a CDS encoding 50S ribosomal protein L33: MAGKRDKIRLISSANTGHFYTTDKNKKNTPGKMEIKKYDPVVRKHVVYKEGKIK, translated from the coding sequence ATGGCAGGCAAGCGCGACAAGATCCGTCTGATTTCCTCGGCCAACACCGGCCATTTCTACACGACGGACAAGAACAAGAAGAACACCCCCGGCAAGATGGAGATCAAGAAGTACGATCCCGTCGTCCGCAAGCACGTGGTCTACAAGGAAGGCAAGATCAAGTGA
- a CDS encoding 50S ribosomal protein L28: MSRVCQVTGKRTTTGNNVSHALNRTRRRFLPNLHERRFWVASENRWVKLRVSTKALRTIDKNGIDAVLAELRARGEKI, from the coding sequence ATGTCCCGAGTCTGCCAAGTCACCGGCAAGCGCACGACGACCGGCAACAACGTCTCGCATGCGCTCAACCGTACCCGCCGCCGTTTCCTCCCGAACCTGCATGAGCGCCGGTTCTGGGTCGCCAGCGAAAACCGCTGGGTGAAGCTGCGTGTGTCCACCAAGGCCCTGCGCACCATCGACAAGAACGGTATCGACGCCGTCCTCGCCGAGCTCCGTGCCCGCGGCGAGAAGATCTGA